In Rhizobium oryzihabitans, one DNA window encodes the following:
- a CDS encoding methyltransferase family protein, translating to MAIRIAGMAMVLAGGLIALYAQHYMGKSWRIGAAEGHLGAIVDTGPFSLSRNPVFVGQIALFVGLVLVFTTVLQLAIAIVLVIAVMLQVKIEERVLSKELGPSYDAYRQRVRRWL from the coding sequence TTGGCAATCCGCATTGCCGGTATGGCGATGGTTCTGGCCGGAGGTCTGATCGCGCTTTATGCGCAGCATTACATGGGCAAGTCATGGCGCATCGGCGCGGCTGAAGGTCACCTTGGCGCGATCGTGGATACCGGCCCGTTCAGCCTTTCCAGAAACCCGGTCTTTGTCGGGCAGATCGCGCTGTTTGTTGGGCTGGTGCTGGTGTTCACAACGGTGCTGCAGCTTGCTATCGCCATTGTCCTCGTCATCGCCGTGATGCTGCAGGTGAAGATTGAGGAACGGGTGCTGAGCAAGGAACTCGGCCCCTCCTATGACGCCTACCGCCAAAGGGTGAGGCGGTGGTTGTGA
- a CDS encoding VOC family protein — MKKNVICIWYDKDAEAAARFYAETFPDSAVTHVYRAPSDYPSGKEGDVLMVQFTVAGVPCIGLNGGPTFKHSEAFSFQISTEDQEETDRYWNAIVGKGGEESACGWCKDKWGISWQITPRVLMEAMAAGGAEAKRAFTAMMDMKKIDVAAIETARRG; from the coding sequence ATGAAGAAGAATGTGATCTGTATCTGGTACGACAAGGATGCCGAGGCCGCCGCCAGATTTTATGCCGAGACCTTTCCCGACAGCGCCGTCACCCATGTGTACCGGGCGCCGAGCGACTATCCCTCCGGCAAGGAAGGCGACGTTTTGATGGTGCAGTTCACCGTTGCCGGCGTGCCCTGCATTGGCCTGAATGGCGGACCGACGTTCAAACATAGCGAGGCCTTCTCGTTTCAGATATCGACCGAAGACCAGGAAGAGACCGACCGCTACTGGAACGCCATCGTCGGCAAAGGCGGTGAGGAAAGCGCCTGCGGCTGGTGCAAGGACAAGTGGGGCATTTCCTGGCAGATCACCCCGCGTGTGCTGATGGAGGCCATGGCAGCCGGCGGTGCGGAGGCTAAACGAGCCTTCACCGCGATGATGGATATGAAGAAAATCGATGTCGCCGCCATTGAGACCGCACGCCGCGGTTGA